GCGGTGGCGGTGGCGATGTTGGGGTTGATTTTCAGGTCGGGCGACTCCGACGGCGCGGCGGGCACGCCGAGACTCGCCGCCCAGCCGGTGACGGCGCAGACGAGCAGCACGGCGCACACCCAATACGTGCCGCCGGGCGCCTCGATGAGCAGCCCGCCGAGCAGCGTGCCGCCGAGGATGGCGACGTAGGTGACGGCCTCGAAGATGGCATTGCCCGCCACGAGTTCGCCCTCGCGGAGATGTTGCGGGAGGAGCGAGTATTTGAGCGGGCCGAAGAAGGCGGATTGCGTGCCGAGCAGGAAGATCGTCACGAAGAGCATCCAGGGATTGTCGAGCAGGAGGGCGGCGGAGCCGAAGATGAGGATGATGATTTCCCAGACTTTCGTGAGGCGCACGATGCGCGATTTCTCGAACTTGTCGGCGAGCTGCCCGGCAAAGGCGGAGAAGACAAAAAACGGCAGCGCGAAGAGCGCGGCGATGATTTGCGTGATGACGCTGGCGTTCCAGCCGTGGGTTTTCGCGAAGTGGAATGTGGCGAGGATGACGAAGGCGTTTTTGAAGACGTTGTCGTTAAACGCACCCGTAAGCTGCACGAGAAAGAGCGGCAGGAAGCGGCGGGTTTTAAAAAGATGCAGGGCGCGGCCGGAACCGGGATGGGTGTCGGACATGGGAAGAGAGGGGCGTTATTTAAATGGATGTTTGGGATTTTTTAGTGAGTCCTTTTTGCAGCTATTGAAAAGAACGACGAACCGGAAAATGCGGGAGTTTGGGGCGGCGGCGGTTGTTCAGCGGAACTCGTTCCATTCGGGCGCGGTGTAGTGCTCGACGAGCCCGTCCAGTTCGTGCTCGGCGAAATCGGGCCAGGGAGTCTCGGCGGCCTCCGCGCCGAGCGCGCGGGCGAGCGCATCGGTGAAAGCGGCGTGAAAGGCCTCCCAGTCGAGACCGGCGTCGAGCGCGTCGCGGGCGATCGAGCCTTGGAAAAGGAGGCCTTCCCTGGATCGTTTTTGCGCGGCGCCGGCGACTTTCGCGGCGTTGTCGGCGCGCACGACGTCGTGGAGCTCGGGCTGCGCGAAACACACGCCGGGGCCGCGGAGCGGGGATGCGATGCCGGTATCCGTATCTTCAATACCGCTGGCGGGTCCGTCGCCGGATTTTTTGAGCACGACGGGCTGGCCGAGAGCGAGCAGCACTTCCGCGATGCAGGCGTGGACGACGCGATAGGATTCGGGCGCGGGCGCCTCGCTGAGCGCATGCTCGCGCGGGATAACGAGCGCGTAGGTCCAGTCGGCGCGGTGGTCCACCACGCCGCCGCCGGTGGGGCGGCGGCAGAGCTCGACGGTTTCGTCCGGCGGGAGCTGGGCGCGCACAAAGTCGATTTTCTGGCTGTAGCCGAACGTGAACGCCGGGCGGTGCCAGCCGTAATGGCGGAAACGGGCGCGGGCCGGGTCCGGGTAGCGCTTGAGCAGCAAAAAATCGACGGCCATGTTTTCCGCCGCGCCCGCGTGGCGGGCCGGCAGGAGATCGAGTTGCACGGGGCCGGGGCCGGTGTCGCGCGCGGCGATTTTCATGACGCGAGACGCCTGGCCATGCCCCCGGCCAGTGTTCCGCCGGCAACAGTGTCAGATGTTTTTTCCTTGGTCTTTCCCATCAGTCATCCCGGTCTGCCAGAAAGAGCGGGAAAAAGAAAGATTTCCGGCAGGACGGCATCATTTTGGCGTCACGCCGGCACTCCGGCGGAGACGGGGAGCGGAGGCTCCACCAGCGCGAGCAGCGAATCGATGACGTCGGCGGCGCTGTAGTGTTCCACGCCGTCCTTCAGAAAACGCACGACGTCGGCCAGCGCGTCGCCGGCGGTGGCGAGCATGTCCTCGACGAGATTGTTTTTCCGGCTCTGGGCGAGCCCGCTGGTGGCGAGCAGACCGTTGCACAGGCACATGCGGTTTTCGGTGTCGGCGAGGGCGCCGCCTTTGGCAATGTAGTCCGCCACCGGTTCGCTGGCGCAACGGAACCCGACCGCGCCGTCGGGTTTGCGGTAGGCCGAGCGCAGGTAGCCGAGGTCGCAAATGCGGGTGCGCGCCTCGTATCTCTTTTTTTCCGAGACGGTGCCTTCGACTTGCACGATTTTGAACGGAAATCCGGTGGGCGAGGCGAGCGGATCGGTGAAGACACGCGCGCTGCCGGCGCGCACGGCGGTGATGAGCTTGCGGCGGAGCCCGGCCTCCATGCCCGACTCCTCGCAGCAGGCGAAGGCCGTGCCGACCTGGATGCCCGCGGCGCCGGCGGCCTTCGCGGAGGCGAGCCCCGCGGCGCTGGCCCGCCCGCCGGCGAGCCAGAACGGCAGGCCGAGCGCGGCGATTTTATCGAGCTCGGCCTCGTCACGCGGGCCGTAAACGGGCTGGCCGGTGGCGTCGAGTTGCATGACGCCGCGGGGCGGGGCGTTGTGACCTCCGGCGATGGATGACTCGACAATAAAGCCGTCCACCTTGCCGCTGCATTTTCTCGCGAGCGAGAGGGCGAGCGTGGCGGAGCTGATGATGGCGAGAAAATGCGGGCGCTTGAGGCGCGGCGCGGGTTTGCCCAAAAACGCCTCGGGGTCGAAGCCGATTTCCATTTCGCCGCCGCCCTCGACATCGACTTTCATCGTGGCGGGCAGGCCCTCGGACAGCTTGTCGAGCACGCCCGGGACGTGGCGCGGAATGCCCGCGCCCATGAGCACGTAGTCGACGCCCGCGAGCATCGCGCCATAAAGCGTGGCGAGCTGGGGGAGCTTGATTTTGTCGAGCAGGTTGATGCCGACGGGGGCGCCGGAGCCGCCCTTGGCGAGCGTGACTTCACCGAACGCGGCGACGGCG
This genomic stretch from Termitidicoccus mucosus harbors:
- a CDS encoding lipoyl protein ligase domain-containing protein — its product is MKIAARDTGPGPVQLDLLPARHAGAAENMAVDFLLLKRYPDPARARFRHYGWHRPAFTFGYSQKIDFVRAQLPPDETVELCRRPTGGGVVDHRADWTYALVIPREHALSEAPAPESYRVVHACIAEVLLALGQPVVLKKSGDGPASGIEDTDTGIASPLRGPGVCFAQPELHDVVRADNAAKVAGAAQKRSREGLLFQGSIARDALDAGLDWEAFHAAFTDALARALGAEAAETPWPDFAEHELDGLVEHYTAPEWNEFR
- a CDS encoding nitronate monooxygenase — its product is MDLPQIIQGGMGVAISNWRLARSVSAKGQLGVVSGTSIDTVHARILQDGDRGGFLRDAYRKFPIPEMARRVLDRWFSPEGRPEGAPYKPVPFFSATPARSLTELTAVAAFGEVTLAKGGSGAPVGINLLDKIKLPQLATLYGAMLAGVDYVLMGAGIPRHVPGVLDKLSEGLPATMKVDVEGGGEMEIGFDPEAFLGKPAPRLKRPHFLAIISSATLALSLARKCSGKVDGFIVESSIAGGHNAPPRGVMQLDATGQPVYGPRDEAELDKIAALGLPFWLAGGRASAAGLASAKAAGAAGIQVGTAFACCEESGMEAGLRRKLITAVRAGSARVFTDPLASPTGFPFKIVQVEGTVSEKKRYEARTRICDLGYLRSAYRKPDGAVGFRCASEPVADYIAKGGALADTENRMCLCNGLLATSGLAQSRKNNLVEDMLATAGDALADVVRFLKDGVEHYSAADVIDSLLALVEPPLPVSAGVPA